In a genomic window of Saccharothrix sp. HUAS TT1:
- a CDS encoding GNAT family N-acetyltransferase: MVDPLRDPDDPELLDPYRARDLAGLVEAARLAAGAVRYGKVGRVGAAQVVVNRDNPLPGGNHACAVYGSSAEVAGTLMRLEQTFADVGRAEAVLYASPTTVAEIEGIADDTGWHAVEESLAVVHRGEVRRSSLVRPAGDADLPGIAELLADDLGVDGPRLLRHLGQRLDDPRCVFVVVDDGERIGGFASGFGERRVGLVEHAVVRPARRRRGLGGALVGGVVAALREAGALLVASHVAEGGGGERFVEACGFDACYPVAAYARRVDELLD; encoded by the coding sequence GTGGTTGACCCGCTGCGCGACCCCGACGACCCCGAACTGCTCGACCCGTACCGGGCCCGCGACCTGGCCGGGCTGGTGGAAGCCGCCCGGCTGGCCGCGGGCGCCGTCCGGTACGGCAAGGTCGGCCGCGTCGGCGCGGCGCAGGTCGTGGTGAACCGCGACAACCCGCTGCCCGGCGGCAACCACGCGTGCGCCGTGTACGGGTCGTCGGCCGAGGTCGCGGGCACGCTGATGCGGCTGGAGCAGACGTTCGCCGACGTCGGCCGGGCCGAGGCGGTGCTGTACGCGTCGCCCACCACGGTGGCCGAGATCGAGGGCATCGCCGACGACACCGGGTGGCACGCGGTGGAGGAGTCGCTGGCCGTCGTGCACCGCGGCGAGGTGCGGCGGTCGTCGCTCGTGCGGCCGGCGGGGGACGCCGACCTGCCCGGCATCGCCGAGCTGCTGGCCGACGACCTGGGCGTGGACGGGCCGCGGCTGCTGCGCCACCTCGGCCAGCGGCTGGACGACCCGCGGTGCGTGTTCGTCGTCGTGGACGACGGCGAGCGGATCGGCGGGTTCGCCTCGGGGTTCGGCGAACGGCGGGTGGGGCTGGTCGAGCACGCGGTCGTGCGGCCAGCCCGGCGTCGGCGAGGGCTCGGCGGGGCGCTGGTCGGCGGGGTGGTGGCGGCGTTGCGCGAGGCGGGGGCGCTGCTGGTGGCGTCGCACGTGGCCGAGGGCGGCGGGGGCGAGCGGTTCGTGGAGGCGTGCGGTTTCGACGCGTGCTACCCGGTGGCGGCGTACGCGCGCAGGGTGGACGAACTGCTCGATTGA